From one Halosimplex rubrum genomic stretch:
- the npdG gene encoding NADPH-dependent F420 reductase yields MDIALLGGTGDIGEGLALRWAYHTSHSVVVGSRDAERAENKAEEYATELDSRGVDSDIAGAENAAAAARADVVVAAVPAYHLTDTIEAVADELDAGDVLVSPAVGMKRDEDGMHYNRPGAGSVTALAAGAAPDDVAVVGAFHNLAADRLANLDAELDVDTLVVGDDEDAVDTVSALAEGIEGLRAVSAGGIANAAEVEGLTPLLINIAMNNEGMHDVGVKFD; encoded by the coding sequence ATGGACATCGCACTGCTGGGCGGGACCGGCGACATCGGCGAGGGACTGGCGCTGCGGTGGGCGTACCACACCTCCCACAGCGTGGTCGTCGGCTCCCGGGACGCCGAACGCGCCGAGAACAAGGCCGAGGAGTACGCGACCGAACTCGACAGCCGCGGGGTCGACAGCGACATCGCCGGCGCCGAGAACGCCGCGGCCGCCGCCCGCGCCGACGTGGTCGTCGCCGCGGTCCCGGCCTACCACCTCACCGACACGATCGAGGCCGTCGCCGACGAACTGGACGCTGGCGACGTGCTCGTCTCCCCCGCCGTCGGGATGAAACGCGACGAGGACGGGATGCACTACAACAGACCGGGCGCCGGCAGCGTCACCGCGCTGGCGGCCGGTGCGGCCCCGGACGACGTGGCCGTCGTCGGCGCGTTCCACAACCTCGCCGCCGACCGCCTCGCGAACCTCGACGCCGAACTGGACGTGGACACGCTCGTCGTCGGCGACGACGAGGACGCCGTCGACACCGTCTCCGCGCTCGCCGAGGGCATCGAGGGCCTGCGCGCGGTCTCCGCCGGCGGTATCGCCAACGCCGCGGAAGTCGAGGGGCTGACGCCTCTCCTGATCAACATCGCGATGAACAACGAGGGGATGCACGACGTGGGCGTGAAGTTCGACTAG
- a CDS encoding TIGR01548 family HAD-type hydrolase yields the protein MNADAVVLDVDGVLVDVADSYRRAIVESVSRVYGDTIEKADIQQFKDAGGFNNDWELTYAAALYVLARDEGLALSLSSFTDRVAATGGGVSAAETVVLDALGPAERERVMNEWDPDRLRQVFQQLYLGSDLYRDLEGAEPDADTPGYIHDEPVIIDDETIEALDARYDVGVLTGRPAPEADIALDRAGLDVPDEHRFTMDDWEAGKPHPRALVTLAERFDAERVVFVGDTLDDIRTAVNAADEDPERTYRGVGVLTGGLTGEEGRRKYERAGATAVIDSVNDLPEWLDGDD from the coding sequence ATGAACGCGGACGCGGTCGTGCTCGACGTCGACGGCGTACTCGTCGACGTGGCCGACTCCTACCGCCGGGCGATCGTCGAGTCGGTGTCCCGGGTCTACGGCGACACTATCGAGAAAGCCGATATCCAGCAGTTCAAGGACGCTGGCGGCTTCAACAACGACTGGGAACTCACGTACGCGGCCGCGCTGTACGTGCTCGCGCGCGACGAGGGGCTCGCGCTCTCGCTCTCCTCTTTCACCGACCGGGTAGCCGCCACGGGCGGCGGCGTCTCCGCGGCCGAGACGGTCGTCCTCGACGCGCTCGGCCCCGCCGAACGCGAGCGCGTCATGAACGAGTGGGACCCCGACCGCCTCCGGCAGGTGTTCCAGCAGCTGTACCTCGGGAGCGACCTCTACCGCGACCTCGAAGGCGCCGAGCCCGACGCGGACACGCCGGGCTACATCCACGACGAACCCGTCATCATCGACGACGAGACGATCGAGGCCCTCGACGCTCGCTACGACGTGGGCGTCCTGACGGGCCGACCCGCGCCCGAAGCCGACATCGCGCTCGACCGCGCGGGTCTGGACGTGCCCGACGAGCACCGCTTCACGATGGACGACTGGGAGGCGGGCAAGCCCCACCCCCGGGCGCTCGTGACGCTGGCCGAGCGCTTCGACGCCGAGCGAGTCGTCTTCGTCGGCGATACGCTCGACGACATCCGGACAGCGGTCAACGCCGCCGACGAGGACCCCGAGCGAACCTACCGGGGCGTCGGCGTCCTCACCGGCGGGCTGACCGGCGAGGAGGGTCGCCGGAAGTACGAGCGGGCGGGCGCGACCGCAGTGATCGACTCCGTCAACGACCTGCCCGAGTGGCTGGACGGCGACGACTGA
- a CDS encoding archaeosine biosynthesis radical SAM protein RaSEA — MSQPSPDVYEQGKGMDAHNKVMREVRSRNDASYDPREPTRVWLDEDNTPDGFVNSLTIILNTGGCRWARAGGCTMCGYVAESVDGGSVPHEDLMAQIDACLEHEQENAEDLRGEQADLIKIYTSGSFLDEREVPAETRQAIADTFADRDRIVVESLPDFVDREKIREFTEHGLDCDVAIGLETATDRVRRDCVNKYFDFSDFEDACEEARAVGAERPPPDERAATDESREQGRGGVKAYLLMKPPFLSEGEAVADMKRSVRRCLDVAGCHTVSMNPCNVQRYTMVEDLYHEGGYRPPWLWSVAEVLEATADVDGIVVSDPVGHGSERGPHNCGDCDDRLQRAVKDFDQRQDPAVFDQVSCDCRRTWEAVVERERSYSLPLAR; from the coding sequence ATGAGCCAGCCGAGCCCCGACGTCTACGAGCAGGGCAAGGGGATGGACGCCCACAACAAGGTGATGCGCGAGGTGCGCTCGCGCAACGACGCCAGCTACGACCCGCGCGAGCCCACGCGGGTCTGGCTCGACGAGGACAACACCCCCGACGGCTTCGTCAACTCGCTCACCATCATCCTCAACACCGGCGGCTGCCGCTGGGCCCGCGCCGGCGGCTGCACCATGTGCGGCTACGTCGCCGAGTCCGTCGACGGCGGCAGCGTCCCCCACGAGGACCTGATGGCCCAGATCGACGCCTGCCTCGAACACGAGCAGGAGAACGCCGAGGACCTCCGCGGCGAGCAGGCCGATCTGATCAAGATCTACACCTCCGGGTCCTTCCTCGACGAGCGCGAGGTGCCCGCCGAGACCCGCCAGGCCATCGCCGACACCTTCGCGGATCGGGACCGCATCGTCGTCGAGTCCCTGCCCGATTTCGTCGACCGCGAGAAGATACGGGAGTTCACCGAACACGGGCTCGACTGCGACGTGGCCATCGGGCTGGAGACCGCCACTGACCGCGTCCGCCGGGACTGCGTCAACAAGTACTTCGACTTCTCCGACTTCGAGGACGCCTGCGAGGAGGCGCGGGCGGTGGGAGCGGAGCGACCACCGCCGGACGAGCGAGCGGCGACCGACGAGAGCCGCGAGCAGGGACGCGGCGGCGTCAAGGCCTACCTCCTGATGAAACCGCCCTTCCTCTCGGAGGGCGAGGCCGTCGCGGACATGAAGCGGTCGGTCCGGCGCTGTCTCGACGTGGCGGGGTGTCACACCGTCTCGATGAACCCCTGTAACGTCCAGCGCTACACGATGGTCGAAGACCTCTACCACGAGGGCGGCTACCGTCCGCCGTGGCTCTGGTCGGTCGCCGAGGTGCTGGAGGCGACGGCGGACGTCGACGGCATCGTCGTCTCCGACCCCGTCGGCCACGGCTCCGAGCGCGGCCCGCACAACTGCGGCGACTGCGACGACCGCCTTCAGCGCGCCGTCAAGGACTTCGACCAGCGCCAGGACCCCGCCGTCTTCGACCAGGTCTCCTGCGACTGCCGGCGCACCTGGGAGGCCGTCGTCGAACGCGAGCGCAGCTACTCCCTCCCCCTGGCGCGATAG